The Nicotiana tabacum cultivar K326 chromosome 5, ASM71507v2, whole genome shotgun sequence sequence ATCTTAGCTAAAGATCTTTATTTCCTCTGTCATATTATGTTAAAATATGTGATCATCTCataaaaaatttaattgttataaACACatcttttattaattaattatatcATGTCAATGATTTATGAAAATCAAACCTTGCCATCAGAAAAGATTTGAAACCGAAGCTTGTGCTGATTTTGCTTATTGTTTTGGTGATTGCccataaagatgatgcaaatagtagcagcagcaacaacccCAAAAGAGCAAATAGCACCAATTCCATTCAAACTCTTGTTCAACAGGTTCAATCTACCACTGTTTTCTTCTATATTCTCTGCTTCCATGCCAATTTTCTCTTGATCAACCTCCAGCACTTGTGCTTGTTCCTCAAACTGGAAAGGGTCTGCATCATCTTGGGACAAAAGGGTGTTGTTATTGGACTTTGGTGAGTCAATTTTCATGTTGTCGAattcattttccttcattttcttgaAGAAAACCTGGGAGACTTGATCTTGATTTTGCTCAGCTTCCATCATACTATTGTCACAAATGTTTTTTGAGCTGTTCTCTTTAGTGATGACTTGTTTGGTAATAACCTCATGATCATTAGCGGTTTCTTGAAAACTTGGCTCCAGATGAATTGGAAAAGGTACTGTTTGAGGATGCTTTGTTGAGTCGACAAATTGGGATGATTTTGGACAAGGGCAAATGAAATAATTCATGTTGAAATCATTCTTGGAGAAGATCATTTTGCCTCCATCATCATGGATTTGGAGGAATCCATCATCAGGAAGAAGCTCCCAATCTTCAAGATCCATTTTTTCCATGTAAAATGAAGAGAAGTGTGGGTTGATATAGATAGCTCTCGGATTCTGATTCTTTGGTTGTTGAATTATTGGAGTCAGAGAGAGTGGCTTTCATTTATGCAAAACACACCCCATTTGGTACATGTCTTCTTGCTCTATGGGGAGTGAAGGTTGAACTTTGCCTCAATGAGTTTGTGATGGATACTTCTCATTCTGAtggatatttttttttacttagtCTAATTATTCGATATCTGAACTCACATGACCGACTAATTCAAATTCGTATTAGTTAGGGTCTAATAAATAATccctaatatttttttttcattttatagattcgagctcataatatttatttaattaaaatgacAAAAGAAAATTCATTTGTCTCATCATAATGGAATCATTTA is a genomic window containing:
- the LOC107792342 gene encoding uncharacterized protein LOC107792342, yielding MEKMDLEDWELLPDDGFLQIHDDGGKMIFSKNDFNMNYFICPCPKSSQFVDSTKHPQTVPFPIHLEPSFQETANDHEVITKQVITKENSSKNICDNSMMEAEQNQDQVSQVFFKKMKENEFDNMKIDSPKSNNNTLLSQDDADPFQFEEQAQVLEVDQEKIGMEAENIEENSGRLNLLNKSLNGIGAICSFGVVAAATICIIFMGNHQNNKQNQHKLRFQIFSDGKRIKQVVDHATKLNEAIAAVRGVPVTRAQITVGGYYDAL